DNA from Flavobacterium aestivum:
GTATTTGATCTTACCAAGTTTGCTGCAGTTGCTATCCATAAATCGTGAGATTCAACATAAATTGGAATCGGAAGAATTAATTCTTTTAGTTCTTTTTTAAAAGCCATTGCACAACCATAATAATTTTCTTTCCCTATAAATATATCTATAATATTTCTTAAATTTTTAGTCGAATTTTTTGACTTAACTCCATCAATTACATGATCTATAATTTCTCCTTGAGAATTAATAAAATTTGTATTGGAAGAGACTAATAATGAATTACTTTTTATTAATTCGTTAATTAATATACTAGCTCTATCTTTTAGCCATATATCATCCTGATCAGACATAAAAATGATATCATTTTTAGTTAAACTAATCGCTCTACCAAAAGTAAAAACATGTCCTTTATTAGTATCATTTTTAAAAATCTTAATTCTAGAATCATTAATTGACTCTATTTTTTTTATAGTATCATCCTTTGAACAATCATCCACAATTATTATTTCATCACTTTCATTTAATTGATTTAAAATTGACTCTAATTGTTGTTCAATAAATTCTGCTCCATTATACGAAGCCATACAGACACTTATTCTCATTATATCTTATCTTTTTTTCCTTTCTTATTCAATAAACCATCCCAAATTGCTTGAAAATAATTAACGACATATTCCCTTTTACCTTTTACCAATAAGATTACCAATAAATTATGCACTAATGCTGATACAATTTCCTTCAACCCCATAAGAAAAGGTACATCTACATTTCTCATAAACAAAAATGAATTTCTTACCTTATAATAGGATCTTAAAGGACTATGTATAAACAATCTAATAAAATGTAAATTTATAGATCTATCCCCAATAGTATGAGTCATCTTTGCTTTCGGATTAACTAAAATCGGAACGCCTTTGGAATGACATCGTAAACTCCATTCTGTATCTACAAAATCAATAAAATAATCCTCATTCATAAATCCAACAATATCAAACACTTCTTTACTAGCTAAACTACCTGAAGAAATAATAACATCAGCAGTGTAAATTTCATCATTATCTGGAAATTCAATTTCTTTAAGTAATCCAAAACTATTTAATTTATAACTTGGAAATCGAAAGCCGTGTTCTTTATCATAAAATACAGGTGAAACAACCATTGGTTGATTTCTTATTAAGGGACTTGTCAAATTAGAGATAAAATAATTATCAATTTCTGAATCTTGATCAAAAAAAACTAAGATTTCAGCATCCCTATCTATTGCGTATCGAATCCCAATATTTTGAGCTTTTGCTATACCGTAATTTTCATTAAGATTTATTAAATCAACTCCTAAATCTTCTGATAAATCTTTTATATAACAATCTATAGTATTATCCACTAAGACCACATTTGTTTTACTAAACAATAAAGCCTGACAGATTCTAAATAAATTATCAACATCCGGATTATAGCAAACAATAACGCAATAAATATTCATTTATAATTTAAATTGACTAGACATATACAATCTGTTCTGAACTAACATTTGACGTATTTAGTATTTTATACCAATACCATAGAATTAATAATAAACCATAAGAATTAAACATAGTGGGATTTGTAAATGAATTAACAACATAAATCAAACACAATATAACATATAAGGAATTAGAACCTAAATAAGAGGCAATTCTTTTTGTAGGCAAAATAATAACCAAATATAATATTGGAGTAATTATAAAACCAAAATATCTCAACATATCTAATGGTGTTATTTCAGTATGTGCTTTCATACTTTGAGATCCTTTTGAATAATAATATGAAGCTAATCCTTCACCTAAAAAAAAATTAAAAAAGTTTATATGATCAATAAAAGATTCATAATGTCCTATTTTTATACTATTTGATTCTTCTCTTGAATCAAAAATAGTTGTAGTTGTTAATAGATAAGAAATTGAAATTATTATTAATGGAATAGATAGTGACAAAAACAGTATTTTGCTTCTAAGATTTGATTTAAAGAAAATTATAAATATTGTTGCAATTATACAGCTTAAAATCAAACCTCTGGAAGCACTAATAAAAATAGTTATAAATATAACAATCAAAGATAAAAGACTACTGATTTTTTTTTTATCTATATAAGAAATAACAAATAAACAAAAGGGCAAATATAAAAAAGGAGCAGTTCCAATATGAAAACTTAACGTTCCCTCTTCTGCAAATTCTCTTAGTCCATTAGACCCTGAACTATAATCATTAAAAAAAACATAATAAGGACCTGATAGAGGTAGATCCATAAATACAACTAAAATCAAGAATGAAATTCCTGTGTAAATAGCCATAATTAAACCCGAAATTTTAACTATCCCATCAATATCAATTTTATATTTAAATATTGGATAAATTAAAAATAATACTAAAATAGAGAGAAAAAATTGTAATGCTAATCCCTTATCTACAATATTAAAAAAAGAGAAGATAAACCCATACAAAAAAATGCAGAAAACAATAAACGGAGAAAATGTATTTAATTTATATATTTTATAATTAATTATAGTAAAAGCCATAATAATTACAAACATCAATTTATTAAACACTGTTGCTGGAAACAACAATGATAAAATAAAAAAAATCATAAAAATAAGATTAACTCTTTTATTTAAATTAAAATTCATGAACAAACGATTTAATTTGATAAAAAATTATAAAAATATAGTTATAAATTAGAATAGTAATTCATTAATTTCATTCCAAATTGTTTTTCTAAAAAGACATTATTTGCAAAGTCATATGCGTTTGTTCTAATAATATCTAAATCTCTAACATCTCCACTTATAATTCTTTTCATATAAGTAGCTAAGTGATTTCTATCTTCATATAACAAACCATTTACTCCATCACTAATAATTTCAGCTGTTCCAGCATTGTTAAAACCTAAAACAATACAAAAATTAAGCATAGCTTCTATAGTAACTCTCCCTAAAGCTTCATTTTCTGAACACATTAATAAAGCTAAAGCATTTCTCATTAATTTATCAGTATCCTTTCTAAAACCTAAAAATTGAACATTATTTTGTAAGTTTCTTTGGATTACCATTTCTTTTAAAAAGTTTTCATACTCGGATGATCCACTACCCGCGATTAATAAATTAATATTTTTATCAAAATGGTAAACTAAAGTAAAAGCTAAAATAGCTTCTTCAATTCCTTTATTTTTTACAAGTGATCCACAGAATAAAAAATAATTTACCTTATTTTTCTCTAATACATTATTCTTTTCTTTACGCACTGCATTATATAATATAAATGCCTTATTCTCAATATCAAAATGTTTTGCAATTCCTTTAGAAATGCATATAATATTTTTGGCTTTCTGAATTCTTTCCTTATGCTTTTTTAATCCTCCAAGAATCCCTAAATCATGATCCAAATCAATATATTCTCGCAAATGCCAAACATGTTTAATTCCTTCAAGTTTTGCTAAATCCTCTCCAATAGCAACTATACTTGAATTCGAATGAACAATAGTAATGTTGTTTAATTTAACAATCCTTCTGAGCTTTCTTAAAGCTAAAGCATTAAGCGTTATTTTATTTACAAACCTTAAAAAATTTAAAAACCTAGCTTTAAGACTTTTATTTGGATCACTTGCTTCAGTCTTATATTTTACGATTTTATACTCTAAGCCCAAATCATCAAACTGATTACAAATAAGACCTCTGTCAGGAAAAACAGTTATAATTATTACATCCTCACCTGCATCCTTAATAGAAGAAATCATATTAATCAATGATTGATTTGCTCCAAATAGAGAAGTATCATGCCCCACAAATAATATATTCTTCTTCATCTAAAAAAGATATTATATCTATAAATACTAATCACAAGTTATTTTAAAATTATAATTAAGCTCTATTCTAAAGCCAAAACTTCTCTTTTATCAATTAAATTTTTCTAAATTTTTCAATTTAGTATAGTGCTCAATATCTCTATATTTATATACCTTGCAAGGATGCCCCCCCGCAATCGCCATAGGGGGAACATTAGTTGTCACTACACTACCTATTTGGACAATTGCTCCTTCTCCAATAGTTACACCACCTAAGATTGTAACATTATTTCCTAACCATACATTATCTTGAATTGTAACATCTTTATAATAGTAAGTATTATCATAAGGTATCGCTGTACCATTATTATAATTATGATAATGTGTTATAATAACACAACCACTTCCACTATGAAAATTATCTCCAATCTCAACTTTTCCTTCTCCTAAAATTTGCATTCCATTAAAATTCACATTATTCCCTAAATAGGTGTTAGCAGAAACAGATGAAGGATTATTGACAGAAATTTTTCCTTTAATCATACCTGCTTGAGAAATTATTTTCTTGACGTATATTTTTTTTAATATATTGTTTTTATAAATTTGACCGATCTTGTTTAAAATTTTAATAACCATATTTTCATTTTTTAATTATTAATTTCAAATATGTAACTTCCAACTTTTTTTTCTTGCCAAAAATCAAGTTTATTATCATTATTAATATCCATAATTGATTTTTGAATTAAAGTTGTGGAATTACCCCATTCTTTTGTCGAAAAATTTGCGACATAATATTTAATTTTCTTCGTTGATACCTTATTATAAATTTGTTGTTTCAAAAATAAAATAATTTCATTGCTATCTTTTTCCTCAATTAATCCATTACGAATATAATCATAGCTATCACTAGTATTACCATTTTGAAAATTAAAATAATAACTTGTTTTACCACATAATGCAACCTCAAGATGAAGGGCAGAATCACCAACAGCAAAACTTTTACAATATGATATAAAATCTATTGGAGTTTCTGTAATAGGATCAGAATAACCAATTGAATTTGTTTTGCAATATTCTTTCCAAAATGAAATATTTGGTAGACCTGGATGGGGCCTAAAACAAAAATTTACTTTATTTAAAACTAATAATTCTAAAAATTTTATAACCTCCTCATGATTATCTATTAAATTAATAGCTACACCTAATTCATAATTATTTAAATTTTTAATCTCGGCTATTTTATCGAAACGGGGTGATCCACTGAGAAAAACTTTGGATTTTAATATTTCGTTATTAGACAAATATTTATCTAAAGTTTCCTCCCCATCAAGGAATGCATAATCAAATTCTAGACTTGGAAAATGACTCGTCACAGAAGCATGTTGCGTGTAGATTGTACTTATCTTTAACTTTTGAGCCGCTC
Protein-coding regions in this window:
- a CDS encoding O-antigen polymerase, whose translation is MNFNLNKRVNLIFMIFFILSLLFPATVFNKLMFVIIMAFTIINYKIYKLNTFSPFIVFCIFLYGFIFSFFNIVDKGLALQFFLSILVLFLIYPIFKYKIDIDGIVKISGLIMAIYTGISFLILVVFMDLPLSGPYYVFFNDYSSGSNGLREFAEEGTLSFHIGTAPFLYLPFCLFVISYIDKKKISSLLSLIVIFITIFISASRGLILSCIIATIFIIFFKSNLRSKILFLSLSIPLIIISISYLLTTTTIFDSREESNSIKIGHYESFIDHINFFNFFLGEGLASYYYSKGSQSMKAHTEITPLDMLRYFGFIITPILYLVIILPTKRIASYLGSNSLYVILCLIYVVNSFTNPTMFNSYGLLLILWYWYKILNTSNVSSEQIVYV
- a CDS encoding acyltransferase, whose amino-acid sequence is MVIKILNKIGQIYKNNILKKIYVKKIISQAGMIKGKISVNNPSSVSANTYLGNNVNFNGMQILGEGKVEIGDNFHSGSGCVIITHYHNYNNGTAIPYDNTYYYKDVTIQDNVWLGNNVTILGGVTIGEGAIVQIGSVVTTNVPPMAIAGGHPCKVYKYRDIEHYTKLKNLEKFN
- a CDS encoding rhamnosyltransferase — translated: MNIYCVIVCYNPDVDNLFRICQALLFSKTNVVLVDNTIDCYIKDLSEDLGVDLINLNENYGIAKAQNIGIRYAIDRDAEILVFFDQDSEIDNYFISNLTSPLIRNQPMVVSPVFYDKEHGFRFPSYKLNSFGLLKEIEFPDNDEIYTADVIISSGSLASKEVFDIVGFMNEDYFIDFVDTEWSLRCHSKGVPILVNPKAKMTHTIGDRSINLHFIRLFIHSPLRSYYKVRNSFLFMRNVDVPFLMGLKEIVSALVHNLLVILLVKGKREYVVNYFQAIWDGLLNKKGKKDKI
- a CDS encoding glycosyltransferase, whose translation is MRISVCMASYNGAEFIEQQLESILNQLNESDEIIIVDDCSKDDTIKKIESINDSRIKIFKNDTNKGHVFTFGRAISLTKNDIIFMSDQDDIWLKDRASILINELIKSNSLLVSSNTNFINSQGEIIDHVIDGVKSKNSTKNLRNIIDIFIGKENYYGCAMAFKKELKELILPIPIYVESHDLWIATAANLVRSNTHCDEFTLSRRVHTNNASIVKRPFLLKLWSRVIFTRSVFQLKFRSFK
- a CDS encoding glycosyltransferase family 4 protein, which translates into the protein MKKNILFVGHDTSLFGANQSLINMISSIKDAGEDVIIITVFPDRGLICNQFDDLGLEYKIVKYKTEASDPNKSLKARFLNFLRFVNKITLNALALRKLRRIVKLNNITIVHSNSSIVAIGEDLAKLEGIKHVWHLREYIDLDHDLGILGGLKKHKERIQKAKNIICISKGIAKHFDIENKAFILYNAVRKEKNNVLEKNKVNYFLFCGSLVKNKGIEEAILAFTLVYHFDKNINLLIAGSGSSEYENFLKEMVIQRNLQNNVQFLGFRKDTDKLMRNALALLMCSENEALGRVTIEAMLNFCIVLGFNNAGTAEIISDGVNGLLYEDRNHLATYMKRIISGDVRDLDIIRTNAYDFANNVFLEKQFGMKLMNYYSNL